The genomic region CTTTCAGGTCCGCGACGGTCGCTGTAACACTTCGACGCTTCATTGGTCCCTACAGCGCCGCGCGTCTCACTCAGACGCGCAAAGGTCGCTGTAGCACTTTGGATTGCTGCATGATTTTGCCCTTAAATCGATTCCGATTTAAGGGATCATGCAGTAGGGGCGATGCAGCAATGAATGAGTGAATGAGGCGGGGTTATCGATGGATAAGCAGGGCTTTCCGGAACATCTTCTGACCGGCTACCGCAATTTCATGAGCGGTCGTTTCAGCGAGCAGCAGCAACGATACAAGACGCTTGCCGAGAGCGGCCAGAAGCCGAGGACGATGGTTATTGCCTGTTGCGATTCTCGAGCCGCACCCGAAACGATCTTCGACAGTGGTCCGGGAGAACTCTTCGTCGTCCGCAACGTCGCCAATATGATGCCGCCATACGAGCCGGATGGGCATTATCACTCGACCTCTGCCGCGCTCGAGTTCGCGGTTCAGTCCTTGCGCGTCAGCGACATCGTCGTCATGGGACATGGGCGCTGCGGCGGCATCAAGGCGGCGCTCGATCCGGATGCGGAACCCTTGTCCCCCGGCGATTTCATCGGACGGTGGATGAACCTGTTGAAGCCTGCCGCCGAACAGATCCAGAGCAATGAATTCATGACCCAGGCGGAACGTCAGCGGGCACTCGAACGGGTGTCGATCCGCAATTCGCTCGCCAACCTGCGCACCTTCCCCTGTGTCCAGATTCTGGAGGCAAAGGGCAAGTTGCAGCTTCATGGTGCCTGGTTCGACATCTCGACCGGGGAGCTTTGGGTGATGGACGCCAAGACCGGCGATTTTGCGCGACCAGGCATGTAAGCGGCGGGCATGTAAGCGGCGGGCATATAAGAGCCCGGTCCTTTCAAACCGGGCTCGCTCGATTTTCTGTTGGACGCAATCAGTAGCCGTCAATCTCGGCGCCGATGATGGCGATTGCCTGCTGATAGACGCTGGCCGCGTTCCATCCCTGGATTGCAGCGTAATTGACTTCGCCGGGCTGATAGCCGCCGCCCGGTTGCCAACCGTGACCGCGCAGGAAGTTTGCCGTCGAGGCGAGTGCATCCGCCTTGGAGCGGACCATGTCGATATGGCCGTCGCCATCGCCGTCGACGCCAAATCTCAAGACGTTGACTGGCAGGAACTGGGTCTGTCCAATCTCGCCATGGGCCGCGCCCCGCGCAGCCGGGCTCAGATCGCCGCGCTCGACGAGCTGGAGCGCCGCGTAGAGCTGGTTCGTGAAATAGTCCGAACGCCGGCAGTCATAGGCGAGCGTCGAGACGGCCGAGAGCGTGTGCTCCTTGCCCATGAACGTGCCGAAGCCGGTCTCCATGCCCCAGATCGCGATCAGCGGACCGGCCGGCACGCCGAAGCGCTGCTCGATGCTGTCGAAGAGCCTGACGTTCTGCGCGCGCATCTTTTTGCCACGAGAGATGATCGTCTGGCCGCCGCGCTTCTGCATGAACTGGTCGAGCGAGAGCTTGAAGCTCTTCTGGCCGCGGTCGGCGCGGATCGTCGCCCTGTTATAGGCAACACCGGAGAGCGCTTGGTCGATGACCGCGGGGCTGATGCCATTGCCGGCGGCCTGTTGTTTGAACTCGGCTACCCAGGCTTGAAAGCCGCTGGCGTCATTGCCGCATTGAGCCGCTGCCGCGGTCGCGGGAAGGATCGCCGCTGAAACCAGGGCCGCAAGCCCCGCCACTACGCACTTTGCCCTGTGCATGAAATACCCCGTATTTGCCCGAACAATCACTTGTCTTCAAAAAACGCCGGCTTCTGCCGGCCTACTGGTCCCGTTCGGGACGTCATGTTTCACGTGAATCCGCCCAACATCGGCGGAAGAACCAATGGTAAGCCCCGCGGGGTCCTTTGGCGGACCGGGCGGGGCTTCAATTCAATCCCGAGCGGGGCCGATCAAGCGGCCTGCTTGCGTGGCTTGACGAGGCCGCGGTTGACGAGCAACTCGGCGATCTGGATGGCGTTGAGCGCGGCGCCCTTGCGCAGGTTGTCGGAGACGACCCACATGTTGAGGCCGTTCTCGACCGTCGCGTCCTCGCGGATGCGCGAAATATAGGTCGCATCTTCGCCAGCGCATTCGTAAGGCGTCACGTAGCCGCCGTTTTCATGCTTGTCGACCACCAGGCAACCCGGCGCCTCGCGCAGGATCTCGCGTGCCTCGTCAGCGGTAATTTCGTTCTCAAATTCGATATTGACCGATTCCGAATGACCGATGAAGACGGGAACGCGCACGGCCGTGCAGGTCACCTTGATCTTCGGATCGAGCATCTTCTTGGTTTCCGCCAGAACCTTCCACTCTTCCTTGGTGTAGCCGTCTTCCATGAACACGTCGATGTGCGGGATGACGTTGAAGGCGATGCGCTTGGTGAACTTCTTGCTCTCGATCGGATCGGCAACAAAGACGGCGCGGGTCTGGTTGAAGAGCTCGTCCATGCCATCCTTGCCAGCGCCGGAAACCGACTGATAGGTGGAAACGACGACGCGCTTGATCTTGGCGCGGTCATGCAGCGGCTTCAGCGCGACGACGAGTTGGGCCGTCGAGCAATTCGGGTTGGCGATGATGTTCTTCTTGGAAAACAGCGTGATTGCATCCGGGTTGACTTCCGGGACGATCAGCGGAACGTCGGCGTCGTAACGCCAGGCCGAGGAATTGTCGATGACGACGCAGCCCTGCTGGCCGATCTTCGGCGAATACTTCTGCGAAACCGCGCCGCCGGCCGACATCAGGCAGATATCGGTGTCAGAGAAATCATAAGTTTCGAGGTTGGAAACCTTCAGCGTCTTGTCGCCATAGGAAACTTCGGTACCGATGGACCGCGACGAGGCGAGCGCCACGACTTCATCGGCGGGAAAACCGCGTTCCGAAAGGATGTTCAGCATCTCCCGGCCGACATTGCCGGTGGCGCCTGCGACTGCAATCTTGAAACCCATGATCTAAGCTCTCTTTCTGTCTCTCCTCGTCTGGTGGAGGGGGAAACCGCGCGGGAGGCCCGCTAGGTTTCCTGTCCCCGGCCGTACCGGGGAGAGAGCGGAGGGCCAGAGACGTCAGACGGTTTTCGTCGTCGTTTTGGCCGTTGTTTTGCTAGCGAGCGAGAAATGGCGAGCCTGCGCGGCGGCAAGTGCCGGCAAGATCGACGCTGCGATGGACGGACCGTTCGGTCGCATGGCGGTTTCCTCGTTCGCCGCTGCTCATACGCGGTTTTCGGCAAGAGTCAAGCCGCAGCCGGTGCCTGCCGCGATCGCTTCCCGGCAGTCATCGCCGAAAGAGCGAAAGCCGCGCCACACTTTCGCGTGATCCCGTTCCGGCGGCGCGCCCGATCGCCGCATTAGACGAAAGTCATAAGCCCAAAGCATCCCTGCCTCGGTCGCCGCTTTTCTGACATCCTCTCATCAGGCGCACCACGACCGGGCGTTCAGGGAGGAATATTCGGTCGGGGAATGGGCGCTCCAATATGCCGATTTTGGAGTGGAGGATCATCAAAATGGCGAATGTCGCAACAATGGACGGCGCAAAAGCCCGTCCTATGACCGGCGAGGAGAAGAAGGTCATCTTCGCTTCATCGCTTGGTACCGTCTTCGAATGGTACGACTTCTATCTTTATGGCTCGCTTGCCGTTTATATCGGTGCGACCTTCTTCAGCTCGTACCCCGAAACGACGCGAAACATCTTCGCCCTGCTTGCTTTTGCTGCCGGTTTTCTGGTGCGCCCCTTCGGCGCGCTCGTTTTCGGACGTCTCGGTGACCTCGTCGGTCGCAAATATACGTTCCTCGTTACAATTCTGATCATGGGTCTTTCGACATTCCTCGTCGGTATCCTGCCGGGCGCCGCGTCGATCGGTATTGCCGCTCCGATTCTGCTGCTTGTGCTGCGTATGCTTCAGGGCCTGGCTCTCGGCGGCGAATACGGCGGTGCTGCGACCTACGTGGCCGAACACGCGCCGCATGGGCGCCGCGGCTATTTCACCTCGTGGATTCAGACCACCGCAACGCTTGGCCTGTTCCTGTCGCTGGTGGTCATCCTGCTCGTCCAGTTCCTCGTCGGCAAGGAAGCGTTTGCCGCCTGGGGCTGGCGCATTCCGTTCCTGGTCTCCGTTGCGCTTCTTGGTGTTTCTGTCTGGATCCGCCTGAAGATGAACGAATCGCCTGCCTTCAAGAAGATGAAGGAGGAGGGCAAGGGCTCGAAAGCGCCGCTGTCTGAAGCCTTCGGCCAGTGGAAGAATGCCAAGATCGCGCTTCTGGCACTTTTCGGTGCCGTGGTCGGCCAGGCTGTCGTCTGGTATTCGGGCCAGTTCTACGCTCTGTTCTTCCTGACGGGCGTCCTCAAGGTCGACGGTCAGTCGGCGAACCTGATGGTTGCCGCCTCGCTGCTCCTCGGCACCGGCTTCTTCGTTTTCTTCGGTTGGCTTTCCGACAAGATCGGTCGCAAGCCAATCATCATGGCCGGCCTGCTGCTTGCAATGCTGACCTATTTCCCGCTGTTCAAGGCACTGACCTGGGCCGGTAACCCTGCCCTTGCCGAAGCGCAGGAAAGCGTCCGCGCGACGGTCACCGCCGCACCGGGCGACTGCAAGTTCCAGTTCAACCCGACCGGAACGGCGAAGTTCACCACCTCGTGCGACATCGCGACCGCCTTCCTGACCAAGAACTCCGTTCCCTATGACGTTGTGACCACGGCCGCGGCGGGAACGCCGGCGACCGTCAAGATCGGCGAAACGACGATCAACAGCTACGATGCGGTTGCTGCCGGCGACAAGGCGAAGTCCGAGGATGCAGCCTTCAGCAAGCAGGTGAACATGGCGCTTCAGGCTTCCGGCTACCCGCTGGTGCGTGCAGCGGCGAAGGTTCCGGAATCCAAGCTCGACGCCTTCGTCGCGGCCAATCCGGAACTGGCGCTTGACGCGGCTGCTGTCCGCGCCGGCGAGAAGACCATGGTACCGGCCGACAAGCTGATTGCCGACAAGCTGCTGACCAAGGAAGAGGTCGGCGGCACCACGGAAATGGCGGTCTATTCGATCGACAAGGGTGGTGTTTTCTCGATGGTGGCCGACCCAGCCCGCGTCAACTGGACGACGATCATCGCCGTGCTGACCGTGCTCGTCATCTACGTGACGATGGTCTACGGCCCGATCGCCGCGCTTCTGGTTGAACTCTTCCCGACCCGCATCCGCTACACCGGCATGTCGCTGCCTTACCACATCGGCAACGGCTGGTTCGGCGGTCTGCTCCCGGCAACGGCCTTTGCGATGAGCGCGGCCCAGGGCGACATCTATTATGGCCTCTGGTATCCGATCGTCTTCGCCGGCATCACGCTGGTCATCGGCCTCTTGT from Sinorhizobium garamanticum harbors:
- a CDS encoding aspartate-semialdehyde dehydrogenase, with protein sequence MGFKIAVAGATGNVGREMLNILSERGFPADEVVALASSRSIGTEVSYGDKTLKVSNLETYDFSDTDICLMSAGGAVSQKYSPKIGQQGCVVIDNSSAWRYDADVPLIVPEVNPDAITLFSKKNIIANPNCSTAQLVVALKPLHDRAKIKRVVVSTYQSVSGAGKDGMDELFNQTRAVFVADPIESKKFTKRIAFNVIPHIDVFMEDGYTKEEWKVLAETKKMLDPKIKVTCTAVRVPVFIGHSESVNIEFENEITADEAREILREAPGCLVVDKHENGGYVTPYECAGEDATYISRIREDATVENGLNMWVVSDNLRKGAALNAIQIAELLVNRGLVKPRKQAA
- a CDS encoding MFS transporter — translated: MANVATMDGAKARPMTGEEKKVIFASSLGTVFEWYDFYLYGSLAVYIGATFFSSYPETTRNIFALLAFAAGFLVRPFGALVFGRLGDLVGRKYTFLVTILIMGLSTFLVGILPGAASIGIAAPILLLVLRMLQGLALGGEYGGAATYVAEHAPHGRRGYFTSWIQTTATLGLFLSLVVILLVQFLVGKEAFAAWGWRIPFLVSVALLGVSVWIRLKMNESPAFKKMKEEGKGSKAPLSEAFGQWKNAKIALLALFGAVVGQAVVWYSGQFYALFFLTGVLKVDGQSANLMVAASLLLGTGFFVFFGWLSDKIGRKPIIMAGLLLAMLTYFPLFKALTWAGNPALAEAQESVRATVTAAPGDCKFQFNPTGTAKFTTSCDIATAFLTKNSVPYDVVTTAAAGTPATVKIGETTINSYDAVAAGDKAKSEDAAFSKQVNMALQASGYPLVRAAAKVPESKLDAFVAANPELALDAAAVRAGEKTMVPADKLIADKLLTKEEVGGTTEMAVYSIDKGGVFSMVADPARVNWTTIIAVLTVLVIYVTMVYGPIAALLVELFPTRIRYTGMSLPYHIGNGWFGGLLPATAFAMSAAQGDIYYGLWYPIVFAGITLVIGLLFLPETKDRDIHAMD
- a CDS encoding carbonic anhydrase, with the translated sequence MDKQGFPEHLLTGYRNFMSGRFSEQQQRYKTLAESGQKPRTMVIACCDSRAAPETIFDSGPGELFVVRNVANMMPPYEPDGHYHSTSAALEFAVQSLRVSDIVVMGHGRCGGIKAALDPDAEPLSPGDFIGRWMNLLKPAAEQIQSNEFMTQAERQRALERVSIRNSLANLRTFPCVQILEAKGKLQLHGAWFDISTGELWVMDAKTGDFARPGM
- a CDS encoding lytic murein transglycosylase translates to MHRAKCVVAGLAALVSAAILPATAAAAQCGNDASGFQAWVAEFKQQAAGNGISPAVIDQALSGVAYNRATIRADRGQKSFKLSLDQFMQKRGGQTIISRGKKMRAQNVRLFDSIEQRFGVPAGPLIAIWGMETGFGTFMGKEHTLSAVSTLAYDCRRSDYFTNQLYAALQLVERGDLSPAARGAAHGEIGQTQFLPVNVLRFGVDGDGDGHIDMVRSKADALASTANFLRGHGWQPGGGYQPGEVNYAAIQGWNAASVYQQAIAIIGAEIDGY